Proteins encoded by one window of Grus americana isolate bGruAme1 chromosome 7, bGruAme1.mat, whole genome shotgun sequence:
- the COMTD1 gene encoding catechol O-methyltransferase domain-containing protein 1: MPLFNVPKEVAVGTAMLGVAFATGMLAGKRYPSLGFGTSKSSKSIIGKSGPLWQYILDHSLREHPILKKLRLLTVDHPWGKMMVSCDQAQLMANLVKLIKAKKVIEIGVFTGYNTLNMALVLPDNGRVIACDINEDYVKIGKPLWKEAGVEHKIDLRIKPAIQTLDELLASGEAETFDFAFIDADKESCNEYYEKCLRLIKKGGIIAIDNVLWSGRVLKPRKDDLATQSIHHLNEKLLRDARVNISMLPMGDGVTLAFKL, translated from the exons ATGCCCCTTTTCAACGTGCCCAAAGAAGTGGCCGTCGGGACGGCGATGCTGGGAGTCGCCTTTGCCACGGGGATGCTCGCAG GTAAAAGATACCCTTCTTTAGGTTTTGGGACATCCAAATCATCCAAGAGTATTATTGGGAAAAGCGGTCCTCTCTGGCAATACATACTGGATCACTCTTTGCGGGAACACCCAATTCTAAAGAAGCTGCGACTG cTCACTGTTGATCATCCCTGGGGTAAAATGATGGTGTCCTGTGACCAGGCTCAGCTTATGGCAAATTTGGTCAAACTCATTAAAGCCAAGAAAGTTATCGAAATAG GTGTTTTCACAGGTTATAATACCTTGAATATGGCACTTGTTCTGCCAGATAATGGCAGAGTTATTGCCTGTGATATAAATGAGGACTATGTCAAAATTGGAAAGCCACTGTGGAAAGAG GCAGGAGTAGAGCATAAAATTGACCTGCGGATTAAGCCAGCAATTCAAACACTTG ATGAACTGTTGGCCAGTGGAGAAGCGGAAACCTTTGACTTTGCTTTCATTGATGCggataaagaaagctgcaatgAGTACTATGAAAAATGTTTGCGCCTCATAAAGAAAGGAGGAATAATAGCTATTGATAAT GTCCTTTGGAGTGGAAGGGTGCTAAAACCAAGAAAGGATGACTTGGCAACCCAGAGCATCCACCACCTCAATGAGAAGCTTCTCAGAGATGCACGAGTCAATATCAGCATGCTTCCAATGGGGGATGGAGTCACATTAGCATTCAAGTTGTAA